Proteins encoded together in one Campylobacter peloridis LMG 23910 window:
- a CDS encoding filamentous hemagglutinin N-terminal domain-containing protein yields the protein MKTQNKTIQHILLSGVVASLLFSPAFALPSGGKFTHGTSGTITKPNNTTMNIHGNKVNSVIQWGGGFNINKGESVNFGGNSKNYLNIAHGTNKSTIAGVLNASGKNVFLINPNGVIIEKGGIINANRFVASTSSMDSKAMQEFANGQYANGKTIDYATFSPVFKPNGGNVVNMGGILDVKNITFQGNKVILNANTNYTEKDKFISANNITLEGKEVYIDVGNINGDKIQNIKISADKGSMYLNASGYYYNPNSFLVFDKYRNSNSNFKVYKYVGIGSVQDWWHFAKGWNDNKEGFRSVANEYRLTNNINFDGKNKNYANYCIDGLGCTNMIVAAKYDNVFNKTFDGQGFVLSNINIDTTDITGADFSGIFGRVNNATFKNIKIDYNQGSIINNSDRFSYNAGGFIGYSEQSNFSNISLENINNISSKGSSWVFVGGFVGGSTSSKFENIKINNINKIEVIGDEYSAFARAGGFIGHISTDKRNDTLFNKIELSNIDNIITNSSGDVSSGGFVGSIRTRELFGMEKIRFFDITLSNIENIKSNAIGDESVASSGGFFGALSDDNGKVSFEFNNIAIKNITSIVATGNKSYASGFGNKEDSDKSNNSNFTNIFIYFNPNAVISANDKNNVDIFTNLLKANTNNIQIYHKNGSFNGINNQHDLSLLKKYNTNELEQEFANAIKGIKLPSINTPSNVGKPSLPDVEAIKNENIEFQNQWLNKEVVQAILDDILNGKYRVSINKFGEIQFHVSSVNGVVITLDSIKQSLDFLDKLKEENSTWEANELKSIYTKYNKALKIKDEFVNAQKHLFDNDKNSFYKTYAEYEKELMLYNSYVKKIESGQMSINDSVFLASLDKINTLAKILQEKRDKVNAIADNLNKENIAYKNYGYSNFKFLGDFATDFVHNPQSPDVDTPNKPELPKYDQDFEQTASLNLIGDNAIEEEEEEKEIDEAAITQRTKTCIVSDNFKTMNPCVVGY from the coding sequence ATGAAAACACAAAATAAAACAATCCAACACATTTTACTTTCAGGAGTAGTTGCTTCATTGCTTTTTTCACCTGCATTTGCCTTACCAAGTGGTGGTAAATTTACTCATGGCACAAGTGGAACTATAACTAAACCAAATAACACTACTATGAATATACATGGTAATAAAGTTAATTCTGTTATCCAATGGGGTGGTGGTTTTAATATAAATAAAGGTGAAAGTGTAAATTTTGGTGGTAATAGTAAAAACTACTTAAACATAGCTCATGGAACAAATAAATCTACCATAGCAGGTGTATTAAATGCAAGTGGTAAGAATGTATTTTTAATCAATCCTAATGGAGTAATCATAGAAAAAGGTGGAATTATCAATGCTAATCGCTTTGTAGCTTCTACTTCATCGATGGATAGCAAGGCTATGCAAGAATTTGCAAACGGACAATACGCAAATGGAAAGACTATAGACTATGCAACTTTCTCACCTGTATTTAAACCAAATGGTGGTAATGTAGTTAATATGGGTGGTATTCTTGATGTTAAAAACATTACATTTCAAGGCAATAAAGTAATCTTAAATGCAAATACAAACTATACTGAAAAAGATAAATTTATATCAGCTAATAATATTACATTAGAAGGTAAAGAAGTATATATAGATGTTGGCAATATAAATGGAGATAAAATTCAAAATATAAAAATTTCTGCAGATAAAGGTTCTATGTACTTAAATGCTAGTGGATATTATTATAATCCTAATTCTTTTTTAGTTTTTGATAAATATAGAAATTCAAATAGCAATTTTAAAGTATATAAATATGTGGGTATAGGTTCTGTGCAAGATTGGTGGCATTTTGCTAAAGGTTGGAATGATAACAAAGAAGGTTTTAGAAGTGTCGCAAATGAGTATAGACTGACTAATAATATTAATTTTGATGGAAAAAATAAAAACTATGCAAATTATTGTATAGATGGGCTAGGTTGTACTAATATGATAGTGGCTGCTAAATATGATAATGTTTTTAATAAAACTTTTGATGGACAAGGGTTTGTTTTAAGCAATATTAATATAGATACGACTGATATAACAGGTGCTGATTTTTCTGGTATATTTGGAAGAGTTAATAACGCAACTTTTAAAAATATCAAAATAGATTATAACCAAGGCAGTATAATAAACAATAGCGATAGATTTAGTTACAATGCTGGTGGTTTTATAGGTTATAGTGAACAAAGTAATTTTAGTAATATAAGTCTTGAAAATATTAATAATATATCTTCTAAGGGCTCATCGTGGGTTTTTGTAGGCGGTTTTGTAGGCGGCTCTACATCTAGTAAATTTGAAAATATAAAAATTAATAATATAAATAAAATAGAAGTAATAGGCGATGAATATTCTGCATTTGCTAGAGCTGGAGGTTTTATAGGACATATTAGTACAGATAAGCGTAATGATACATTATTTAACAAAATAGAGCTTAGTAATATAGATAATATTATCACAAATAGTAGTGGTGATGTATCTTCTGGAGGATTTGTTGGTAGCATTAGAACTAGAGAGCTTTTTGGTATGGAAAAAATACGATTTTTTGATATTACTTTATCAAACATTGAAAATATTAAATCCAATGCAATTGGTGATGAATCTGTAGCTAGTTCTGGAGGTTTTTTTGGAGCTTTATCAGACGATAATGGAAAGGTAAGTTTTGAATTTAATAACATAGCTATAAAAAATATAACTTCTATCGTTGCAACAGGCAATAAATCTTATGCTAGTGGCTTTGGCAATAAAGAAGATAGCGATAAAAGTAATAATTCTAATTTCACAAATATTTTTATTTATTTTAATCCTAATGCTGTAATTAGTGCAAATGATAAGAATAATGTAGATATATTTACAAATCTTTTAAAAGCAAATACAAACAATATACAAATATATCATAAAAACGGAAGTTTTAATGGGATTAATAATCAACATGATCTTTCTTTACTAAAAAAATACAATACTAATGAGCTAGAACAAGAATTTGCAAATGCCATAAAAGGCATTAAGCTTCCTAGCATAAACACACCTTCTAATGTTGGAAAACCTAGCTTACCAGATGTTGAAGCTATAAAGAATGAAAATATAGAATTTCAAAATCAATGGTTAAACAAAGAAGTTGTTCAAGCTATATTAGATGATATTTTAAATGGAAAATATAGAGTAAGTATAAATAAATTTGGTGAAATTCAATTCCATGTAAGTAGTGTAAATGGAGTGGTGATTACATTAGATTCTATTAAACAAAGTTTGGATTTTCTAGATAAACTTAAAGAGGAAAATTCAACTTGGGAAGCTAATGAATTAAAAAGTATTTATACAAAATACAATAAAGCTTTGAAAATAAAAGATGAATTTGTGAATGCACAAAAGCACCTTTTTGACAACGATAAAAATTCTTTTTACAAAACATATGCAGAATACGAAAAAGAATTAATGCTTTATAATTCTTATGTTAAAAAAATAGAAAGTGGCCAAATGAGTATTAATGATTCTGTTTTTTTAGCTAGCCTTGATAAAATCAATACTTTGGCAAAAATATTACAAGAAAAAAGAGATAAAGTAAATGCTATAGCGGATAATCTAAACAAAGAAAATATTGCATATAAAAATTATGGTTATAGTAATTTTAAATTTTTGGGTGATTTTGCAACTGATTTTGTGCATAATCCTCAAAGTCCAGATGTTGATACACCAAACAAACCAGAACTTCCTAAATATGATCAAGATTTTGAACAAACTGCGTCTTTAAATTTAATAGGCGATAATGCCATAGAAGAAGAGGAAGAAGAAAAAGAAATAGACGAAGCAGCTATTACTCAAAGAACTAAAACCTGTATAGTAAGTGATAATTTTAAAACTATGAATCCTTGCGTGGTAGGGTATTAA